One region of Drosophila subobscura isolate 14011-0131.10 chromosome J, UCBerk_Dsub_1.0, whole genome shotgun sequence genomic DNA includes:
- the LOC117894883 gene encoding hippocampus abundant transcript 1 protein isoform X1: MRSGRFNAQRQKQEQAEQEPANLDEEPELDADSETEQESGTETEPELQLEAQPVASGRLICTHIRPEPEPESGEQTDTQSTDSNSSTPTTADVADEGDGETVSSLPLSPPICGRGQLNKRHSPLKRLHADNRSASIATTTSTSTSTTPSSGINQPDLDNVPTQSSRYAAHPSNFVETAITASSLASSSRPGGGGVSGSAHRRTHSAASYISMRSLAPGADPPLERGKRNRCSRWIRYACNVCCCKSSGIGEPSVHHALVVIFLEFFAWGLLTMPIISTLNRTFPDHTFLMNGLVMGIKGILSFLAAPLIGALSDIWGRKFFLLVTVFFTCLPIPLMSINTWWFFAMISISGAFAVTFSVVFAYVADVTTPEERSRAYGLASATFAASLVISPALGNALMDMYGDTLVVALSTAIALLDVFFILVAVPESLSEKVRPSTWGAPISWEQADPFQALRKVGTDKTVLMLCLTVLLSYLPEAGEYSCMFVYLKLKMGFDYVEVSVFIAIVGILSITVQVTLGSFMKVFGAKRTIIVGLALEIVQLLWYGFGSQKWMMWSAGVVAALGSITYPAISACVSLYAAPESQGAVQGMITGMRGLCNGLGPAVFGVIFYLFNVDLNDDHENYGKSSGSSRETNVEKISHHVPGPPFLFGALCVVCAIVVSAFIPEGQNPALEKKRASLDVQYEIETGHKAPSSLAPLIRSDSLAQL, encoded by the exons ATGCGTAGCGGGCGATTCAACGCCCAACGGcaaaagcaggagcaggcagagcaggagcCTGCGAACCTGGATgaggagccagagctggaTGCAGACTCCGAGACAGAGCAGGAATCGGGGACGGAGACGGAGCCcgaactgcagctggaggcgcAGCCAGTGGCTAGCGGGCGACTGATCTGCACGCATATAAGgccagagcccgagccagaATCGGGCGAGCAGACGGACACACAGAGCACggacagcaacagctccaCGCCCACAACAGCAGATGTGGCTGACGAGGGAGATGGGGAGACCGTCAGCTCACTGCCGCTGTCCCCGCCCATCTGCGGACGCGGGCAGTTGAACAAGCGACATTCACCGCTCAAGCGGCTGCAtgcggacaaccgatcggccTCCATagccaccaccacaagcacgAGCACCAGCACGACGCCGAGCAGCGGGATCAATCAGCCAGATCTGGACAATGTGCCCACG CAGTCATCGCGCTACGCGGCTCATCCGAGTAACTTTGTGGAGACAGCAATCACCGCATCGTCACTGGCCAGCTCTTCCCGGCcgggcggtggcggtgtgTCGGGCAGCGCGCATCGCCGCACCCACTCGGCCGCCTCCTACATTTCCATGCGGTCGCTGGCTCCAGGCGCAGATCCGCCATTGGAGCGGGGCAAGCGGAATCGATGCAGTCGCTGGATACGCTACGCGTGCAACGTGTGCTGCTGCAAG AGTTCCGGAATAGGCGAGCCGAGTGTTCATCATGCGCTGGTTGTGATATTTCTAGAGTTCTTTGCATGGGGACTCCTAACGATGCCCATAATATCG acACTGAACCGGACATTCCCGGATCATACGTTCCTCATGAATGGCCTGGTCATGGGCATCAAGGGCATCCTGTCGTTCCTGGCAGCGCCACTGATTGGCGCTCTTTCCGACATTTGGGGTCGAAAGTTTTTCCTATTAGTGACAGTATTCTTCACCTGCCTACCCATACCGCTGATGTCCATCAACACCTGGTGGTTCTTTGCCATGATCTCAATAAGTGGGGCCTTTGCCGTCACCTTTTCGGTGGTATTTGCCTACGTTGCCGATGTGACCACGCCGGAGGAACGTTCCAGGGCCTATGGTCTTGCCTCGGCCACCTTTGCCGCTAGTCTAGTCATCTCTCCCGCATTGGGCAATGCCCTCATGGACATGTATGGCGACACGCTTGTGGTGGCTCTATCCACGGCCATAGCGCTGCTGGATGTGTTCTTCATACTGGTCGCTGTGCCGGAGAGTCTCTCGGAGAAGGTGCGACCCTCCACCTGGGGTGCTCCCATCAGCTGGGAGCAGGCCGATCCATTTCAG GCTTTGCGAAAGGTCGGCACAGACAAGACCGTCCTGATGCTCTGCCTCACTGTGCTGCTCTCCTATCTGCCCGAGGCTGGGGAGTACTCCTGCATGTTTGTCTATCTTAAACTTAAGATGGGCTTTGACTATGTGGAGGTATCCGTCTTCATAGCCATCGTTGGCATCCTCAGCATCACAGTGCAAGTGACTCTCGGCTCCTTTATGAA AGTGTTTGGTGCCAAGCGCACTATCATTGTGGGTCTGGCCCTGGAAAttgtgcagctgctgtggtACGGCTTCGGCAGTCAGAAGTG GATGATGTGGTCGGCAGGCGTTGTGGCTGCCTTGGGCTCCATCACCTATCCTGCCATCAGTGCATGCGTATCGCTGTATGCGGCTCCCGAGAGTCAGG GTGCTGTTCAGGGAATGATCACGGGCATGCGTGGCCTTTGCAATGGCCTGGGACCTGCTGTGTTTGGCGTTATCTTCTATCTATTCAATGTGGATCTGAACGATGACCACGAAAATTATGGAaagagcagtggcagcagtcgCGAGACGAATGTGGAGAAGATATCGCATCATGTGCCGGGGCCGCCATTCTTGTTTGGCGCCCTGTGCGTCGTGTGCGCTATAGTCGTGTCAGCGTTCATACCCGAGGGCCAGAATCCCGCATTGGAGAAGAAAC GGGCCTCGCTCGATGTGCAGTACGAGATCGAAACTGGCCACAAGGCACCCAGCTCCCTGGCGCCGCTCATTCGCTCCGATTCGCTGGCGCAGCTGTAG
- the LOC117894883 gene encoding hippocampus abundant transcript 1 protein isoform X3 translates to MPKIYVKKPLAGLVIRNRAHKSSSIFTSSGIGEPSVHHALVVIFLEFFAWGLLTMPIISTLNRTFPDHTFLMNGLVMGIKGILSFLAAPLIGALSDIWGRKFFLLVTVFFTCLPIPLMSINTWWFFAMISISGAFAVTFSVVFAYVADVTTPEERSRAYGLASATFAASLVISPALGNALMDMYGDTLVVALSTAIALLDVFFILVAVPESLSEKVRPSTWGAPISWEQADPFQALRKVGTDKTVLMLCLTVLLSYLPEAGEYSCMFVYLKLKMGFDYVEVSVFIAIVGILSITVQVTLGSFMKVFGAKRTIIVGLALEIVQLLWYGFGSQKWMMWSAGVVAALGSITYPAISACVSLYAAPESQGAVQGMITGMRGLCNGLGPAVFGVIFYLFNVDLNDDHENYGKSSGSSRETNVEKISHHVPGPPFLFGALCVVCAIVVSAFIPEGQNPALEKKRASLDVQYEIETGHKAPSSLAPLIRSDSLAQL, encoded by the exons ATGCCCAAGATCTATGTGAAGAAGCCCTTGGCGGGCCTGGTCATACGGAATCGTGCCCACAAGAGCAGCAGTATCTTCACG AGTTCCGGAATAGGCGAGCCGAGTGTTCATCATGCGCTGGTTGTGATATTTCTAGAGTTCTTTGCATGGGGACTCCTAACGATGCCCATAATATCG acACTGAACCGGACATTCCCGGATCATACGTTCCTCATGAATGGCCTGGTCATGGGCATCAAGGGCATCCTGTCGTTCCTGGCAGCGCCACTGATTGGCGCTCTTTCCGACATTTGGGGTCGAAAGTTTTTCCTATTAGTGACAGTATTCTTCACCTGCCTACCCATACCGCTGATGTCCATCAACACCTGGTGGTTCTTTGCCATGATCTCAATAAGTGGGGCCTTTGCCGTCACCTTTTCGGTGGTATTTGCCTACGTTGCCGATGTGACCACGCCGGAGGAACGTTCCAGGGCCTATGGTCTTGCCTCGGCCACCTTTGCCGCTAGTCTAGTCATCTCTCCCGCATTGGGCAATGCCCTCATGGACATGTATGGCGACACGCTTGTGGTGGCTCTATCCACGGCCATAGCGCTGCTGGATGTGTTCTTCATACTGGTCGCTGTGCCGGAGAGTCTCTCGGAGAAGGTGCGACCCTCCACCTGGGGTGCTCCCATCAGCTGGGAGCAGGCCGATCCATTTCAG GCTTTGCGAAAGGTCGGCACAGACAAGACCGTCCTGATGCTCTGCCTCACTGTGCTGCTCTCCTATCTGCCCGAGGCTGGGGAGTACTCCTGCATGTTTGTCTATCTTAAACTTAAGATGGGCTTTGACTATGTGGAGGTATCCGTCTTCATAGCCATCGTTGGCATCCTCAGCATCACAGTGCAAGTGACTCTCGGCTCCTTTATGAA AGTGTTTGGTGCCAAGCGCACTATCATTGTGGGTCTGGCCCTGGAAAttgtgcagctgctgtggtACGGCTTCGGCAGTCAGAAGTG GATGATGTGGTCGGCAGGCGTTGTGGCTGCCTTGGGCTCCATCACCTATCCTGCCATCAGTGCATGCGTATCGCTGTATGCGGCTCCCGAGAGTCAGG GTGCTGTTCAGGGAATGATCACGGGCATGCGTGGCCTTTGCAATGGCCTGGGACCTGCTGTGTTTGGCGTTATCTTCTATCTATTCAATGTGGATCTGAACGATGACCACGAAAATTATGGAaagagcagtggcagcagtcgCGAGACGAATGTGGAGAAGATATCGCATCATGTGCCGGGGCCGCCATTCTTGTTTGGCGCCCTGTGCGTCGTGTGCGCTATAGTCGTGTCAGCGTTCATACCCGAGGGCCAGAATCCCGCATTGGAGAAGAAAC GGGCCTCGCTCGATGTGCAGTACGAGATCGAAACTGGCCACAAGGCACCCAGCTCCCTGGCGCCGCTCATTCGCTCCGATTCGCTGGCGCAGCTGTAG
- the LOC117894883 gene encoding hippocampus abundant transcript 1 protein isoform X2 encodes MRSGRFNAQRQKQEQAEQEPANLDEEPELDADSETEQESGTETEPELQLEAQPVASGRLICTHIRPEPEPESGEQTDTQSTDSNSSTPTTADVADEGDGETVSSLPLSPPICGRGQLNKRHSPLKRLHADNRSASIATTTSTSTSTTPSSGINQPDLDNVPTSSRYAAHPSNFVETAITASSLASSSRPGGGGVSGSAHRRTHSAASYISMRSLAPGADPPLERGKRNRCSRWIRYACNVCCCKSSGIGEPSVHHALVVIFLEFFAWGLLTMPIISTLNRTFPDHTFLMNGLVMGIKGILSFLAAPLIGALSDIWGRKFFLLVTVFFTCLPIPLMSINTWWFFAMISISGAFAVTFSVVFAYVADVTTPEERSRAYGLASATFAASLVISPALGNALMDMYGDTLVVALSTAIALLDVFFILVAVPESLSEKVRPSTWGAPISWEQADPFQALRKVGTDKTVLMLCLTVLLSYLPEAGEYSCMFVYLKLKMGFDYVEVSVFIAIVGILSITVQVTLGSFMKVFGAKRTIIVGLALEIVQLLWYGFGSQKWMMWSAGVVAALGSITYPAISACVSLYAAPESQGAVQGMITGMRGLCNGLGPAVFGVIFYLFNVDLNDDHENYGKSSGSSRETNVEKISHHVPGPPFLFGALCVVCAIVVSAFIPEGQNPALEKKRASLDVQYEIETGHKAPSSLAPLIRSDSLAQL; translated from the exons ATGCGTAGCGGGCGATTCAACGCCCAACGGcaaaagcaggagcaggcagagcaggagcCTGCGAACCTGGATgaggagccagagctggaTGCAGACTCCGAGACAGAGCAGGAATCGGGGACGGAGACGGAGCCcgaactgcagctggaggcgcAGCCAGTGGCTAGCGGGCGACTGATCTGCACGCATATAAGgccagagcccgagccagaATCGGGCGAGCAGACGGACACACAGAGCACggacagcaacagctccaCGCCCACAACAGCAGATGTGGCTGACGAGGGAGATGGGGAGACCGTCAGCTCACTGCCGCTGTCCCCGCCCATCTGCGGACGCGGGCAGTTGAACAAGCGACATTCACCGCTCAAGCGGCTGCAtgcggacaaccgatcggccTCCATagccaccaccacaagcacgAGCACCAGCACGACGCCGAGCAGCGGGATCAATCAGCCAGATCTGGACAATGTGCCCACG TCATCGCGCTACGCGGCTCATCCGAGTAACTTTGTGGAGACAGCAATCACCGCATCGTCACTGGCCAGCTCTTCCCGGCcgggcggtggcggtgtgTCGGGCAGCGCGCATCGCCGCACCCACTCGGCCGCCTCCTACATTTCCATGCGGTCGCTGGCTCCAGGCGCAGATCCGCCATTGGAGCGGGGCAAGCGGAATCGATGCAGTCGCTGGATACGCTACGCGTGCAACGTGTGCTGCTGCAAG AGTTCCGGAATAGGCGAGCCGAGTGTTCATCATGCGCTGGTTGTGATATTTCTAGAGTTCTTTGCATGGGGACTCCTAACGATGCCCATAATATCG acACTGAACCGGACATTCCCGGATCATACGTTCCTCATGAATGGCCTGGTCATGGGCATCAAGGGCATCCTGTCGTTCCTGGCAGCGCCACTGATTGGCGCTCTTTCCGACATTTGGGGTCGAAAGTTTTTCCTATTAGTGACAGTATTCTTCACCTGCCTACCCATACCGCTGATGTCCATCAACACCTGGTGGTTCTTTGCCATGATCTCAATAAGTGGGGCCTTTGCCGTCACCTTTTCGGTGGTATTTGCCTACGTTGCCGATGTGACCACGCCGGAGGAACGTTCCAGGGCCTATGGTCTTGCCTCGGCCACCTTTGCCGCTAGTCTAGTCATCTCTCCCGCATTGGGCAATGCCCTCATGGACATGTATGGCGACACGCTTGTGGTGGCTCTATCCACGGCCATAGCGCTGCTGGATGTGTTCTTCATACTGGTCGCTGTGCCGGAGAGTCTCTCGGAGAAGGTGCGACCCTCCACCTGGGGTGCTCCCATCAGCTGGGAGCAGGCCGATCCATTTCAG GCTTTGCGAAAGGTCGGCACAGACAAGACCGTCCTGATGCTCTGCCTCACTGTGCTGCTCTCCTATCTGCCCGAGGCTGGGGAGTACTCCTGCATGTTTGTCTATCTTAAACTTAAGATGGGCTTTGACTATGTGGAGGTATCCGTCTTCATAGCCATCGTTGGCATCCTCAGCATCACAGTGCAAGTGACTCTCGGCTCCTTTATGAA AGTGTTTGGTGCCAAGCGCACTATCATTGTGGGTCTGGCCCTGGAAAttgtgcagctgctgtggtACGGCTTCGGCAGTCAGAAGTG GATGATGTGGTCGGCAGGCGTTGTGGCTGCCTTGGGCTCCATCACCTATCCTGCCATCAGTGCATGCGTATCGCTGTATGCGGCTCCCGAGAGTCAGG GTGCTGTTCAGGGAATGATCACGGGCATGCGTGGCCTTTGCAATGGCCTGGGACCTGCTGTGTTTGGCGTTATCTTCTATCTATTCAATGTGGATCTGAACGATGACCACGAAAATTATGGAaagagcagtggcagcagtcgCGAGACGAATGTGGAGAAGATATCGCATCATGTGCCGGGGCCGCCATTCTTGTTTGGCGCCCTGTGCGTCGTGTGCGCTATAGTCGTGTCAGCGTTCATACCCGAGGGCCAGAATCCCGCATTGGAGAAGAAAC GGGCCTCGCTCGATGTGCAGTACGAGATCGAAACTGGCCACAAGGCACCCAGCTCCCTGGCGCCGCTCATTCGCTCCGATTCGCTGGCGCAGCTGTAG
- the LOC117894886 gene encoding LOW QUALITY PROTEIN: alpha-1,3/1,6-mannosyltransferase ALG2 (The sequence of the model RefSeq protein was modified relative to this genomic sequence to represent the inferred CDS: inserted 1 base in 1 codon) has translation MVRILFLHPDLGIGGAERLVVDAALALKERGHKVSFLTNHHDSTHCFKETADSFPVQVVGDWLPRXAFGRFYAFCAYFRMLYAAIYASFFMPQREQVDVVFCDLISVCVPVLRLAPHRPRVIFYCHFPDQLLSAREGLLKRVYRAPINWLEEHTVGLADKVLVNSKFTLRVFQDTFRRLRTVPDVLYPSIHTQYFDQMEQKLQQRSTVLDETVHPRVPRNAFVYLDINRYERKKNHALALQSLRLLGDTLSAADFKRCRLIIAGGYDTRCHENVEHYAELEQLTTELDLQEHVILLRSPTDEEKCSLLHAAHCLLYTPENEHFGIVPLEGMYFSKPVVALNSGGPTETVVHSSTGFLCEKQAKSFGGAMCQLFRDEPLRLKMGDQGHKRVQQKFSFAAFADRLNGIVQDLVPAQKKLE, from the exons ATGGTTAGAATTTTGTTTCTTCATCCCGATCTGGGGATTGGCGGGGCCGAGCGACTGGTTGTGGACGCTGCCCTGGCCCTGAAGGAGCGCGGCCACAAGGTCAGCTTCCTGACCAACCACCATGACAGCACTCATTGCTTCAAGGAGACCGCCGACAGCTTCCCCGTGCAAGTGGTCGGCGACTGGCTGCCAC AAGCTTTTGGACGTTTCTATGCCTTCTGCGCGTACTTCCGAATGCTGTATGCCGCCATCTATGCCAGCTTCTTTATGCCCCAGCGCGAGCAGGTGGACGTGGTGTTTTGCGATCTGATATCCGTTTGTGTGCCTGTTTTGCGTCTGGCTCCTCATCGACCTCGTGTGATCTTCTACTGCCACTTTCCCGACCAACTGCTCAGCGCCAGGGAGGGTCTGCTGAAGCGCGTGTATCGTGCACCCATCAACTGGCTGGAGGAGCACACCGTGGGGCTGGCGGACAAGGTGCTGGTCAATTCCAAGTTCACGCTGCGCGTTTTCCAGGACACATTCCGGCGACTGAGGACCGTGCCCGACGTTCTCTACCCCTCCATACACACGCAGTACTTTGACCAGatggagcagaagctgcagcaacgCTCCACCGTCTTGGATGAGACCGTGCATCCGCGAGTGCCGCGCAACGCCTTCGTCTATCTGGACATCAATCGCTACGAACGGAAGAAGAACCACGCCCTGGCCCTGCAGTCGCTGCGTCTGCTGGGAGACACGCTCTCAGCGGCTGACTTCAAGCGCTGTCGCCTGATCATTGCCGGCGGCTACGATACGCGCTGCCACGAGAATGTCGAGCACTATGCAGAGCTGGAGCAACTGACCACGGAGCTGGATCTGCAGGAGCACGTCATCCTGCTGCGCTCCCCCACGGACGAGGAGAAGTGCAGCCTGCTCCATGCCGCCCACTGTCTGCTCTACACCCCGGAGAACGAGCACTTTGGCATTGTGCCCCTGGAGGGCATGTACTTCTCCAAGCCAGTGGTGGCCCTCAACAGCGGTGGCCCCACAGAGACCGTGGTGCACAGCTCCACGGGCTTTCTGTGCGAGAAGCAGGCCAAGAGCTTTGGCGGTGCCATGTGCCAGTTGTTTCGCGACGAGCCGCTGCGCCTGAAGATGGGCGACCAGGGACACAAGAGagtgcagcaaaagttttcctttgcGGCATTTGCGGATCGCTTGAACGGCATTGTCCAGGACTTGGTGCCTGCACAGAAGAAACTTGAATAA
- the LOC117894882 gene encoding ubiquitin carboxyl-terminal hydrolase 5 — MEELRKHLSKVNVLCASGASTPPVYKDECVYSYDNPETPTGLYVCLQSFLGFGEAYVREYASKTGNTVFLHIKREKTLKEGESAEQEEKEAAAEAPPESKITRLAIGVEGGYNETDLAKKYEIKDTYSIVVAPQLDKKLPYPDPELPMRVTQAVESILAADSAIAKLEKATLMGTWDGEVRQASKHAENLQQLNNGKRIPPSGWQCEKCDLTSNLWLNLTDGSILCGRKFFDGSGGNDHAVEHYRVTNYPLAVKLGTITADGKSDVFSYPEDDMVTDPHLEKHLSHFGINMAAMKKSEKSMVELELEINQRIGEWSALTESESELQPLAGPGYTGMRNLGNSCYINSVMQVLFVIPDFQQRFVGTGAERYFKEFPSDPANDFNIQMAKLGNGLQSGKYSSIVENTLDTENMSGISPAMFKNIVGKNHPEFSTKQQQDANDFYLHLLTLLDRNSRNQSNPADALKFLLEDRVECLASRKVKYKTREEYSFRLPIPLEKATNLDEVREYQEREQAARETGQRLIDRDIVRHKVPLQACLERFFGSELIEQFFSTAINGKTNAEKTTRMATMPDFLMIHLGKFTLGDDWVPKKLDVSVDMPDDLDLSAWKSNGGGLQPGEEPLPEPAAEQPKFTFDEAVMSELLTMGFPNEACKRACYHTKNSGLEAASNWLMEHIADEDISAPFVVPNNRIGDCAAEQFVANPESLAMLMSMGFDERQAVAALKATDGNVERATDWIFSHADSIPMDETPPASAPAAASTSAAANYRDGGGKYKLVAFISHMGTSAQVGHYVCHIRKQGEWVIYNDTKVAKSQNPPKDLGYLYLYMRDE; from the exons ATGGAGGAACTTCGTAAGCATTTATCAAAGGTCAATGTGCTGTGCGCCTCAGGCGCCAGTACCCCACCAGTATACAAAGACGAGTGCGTCTATTCATACGACAACCCAGAGACACCCACCGGCCTGTACGTGTGCCTGCAGAGTTTCCTCGGGTTTGGGGAGGCGTATGTGCGCGAATATGCCAGCAAGACTGGCAACACTGTCTTCCTGCACATCAAGCGCGAAAAGACGCTGAAAGAGGGCGAGAGCGCAGaacaggaggagaaggaggccgCTGCCGAAGCACCGCCAGAGAGCAAGATCACACGCCTGGCGATCGGCGTGGAGGGCGGCTACAATGAGACtgatttggccaaaaagtatgAGATTAAGGATACCTACAGCATTGTGGTGGCTCCCCAGCTGGACAAGAAGCTGCCCTATCCCGATCCCGAGCTGCCCATGCGCGTGACTCAGGCAGTCGAGTCCATTCTTGCCGCAGATTCGGCCATTGCCAAGCTGGAGAAGGCCACACTGATGG GAACATGGGACGGCGAGGTGCGCCAAGCATCGAAGCATGCAGAAAATCTTCAGCAGCTAAACAACGGCAAGAGGATTCCTCCGTCCGGCTGGCAGTGTGAGAAATGTGATTTGACCAGCAATCTGTGGCTGAATCTAACCGATGGATCCATACTCTGCGGCCGCAAGTTCTTcgatggcagcggcggcaacgatCACGCCGTGGAGCACTACCGCGTGACCAACTACCCGCTGGCCGTCAAGCTGGGCACCATCACCGCCGACGGCAAGTCCGATGTGTTCTCCTATCCGGAGGATGACATGGTCACCGATCCACACCTGGAGAAGCATCTCTCGCACTTTGGCATCAACATGGCGGCCATGAAGAAGAGCGAAAAGTCGATggtcgagctggagctggagattaATCAGCGCATCGGCGAATGGTCGGCGCTCaccgagagcgagagtgagctGCAGCCTCTGGCCGGACCGGGCTACACGGGCATGCGGAATCTGGGCAACAGCTGCTACATCAACAGCGTGATGCAGGTGCTCTTTGTCATTCCCGACTTCCAGCAGCGGTTCGTCGGCACCGGCGCAGAGCGCTACTTCAAGGAGTTCCCCAGCGATCCGGCCAACGACTTTAACATTCAGATGGCCAAGCTGGGCAATGGCCTGCAGTCGGGCAAGTACAGCAGCATCGTCGAGAACACACTGGACACGGAGAACATGTCGGGCATATCGCCGGCCATGTTCAAGAATATTGTGGGCAAGAATCATCCGGAGTTCAgcaccaagcagcagcaggatgccaACGAtttctatttgcatttgctcacGCTGCTCGATCGCAATTCGCGCAACCAATCGAATCCGGCGGATGCTCTCAAATTCCTGCTGGAGGATCGTGTCGAGTGCCTGGCCAGTCGCAAGGTCAAGTACAAGACGCGCGAGGAGTACAGCTTCCGGCTGCCCATACCCCTGGAGAAGGCCACCAATCTGGACGAGGTGAGGGAGTAccaggagcgggagcaggcAGCACGCGAGACCGGACAGCGGCTCATCGATCGCGACATTGTGCGCCACAAGGTGCCGCTGCAGGCCTGCCTGGAGCGTTTCTTTGGCTCCGAGCTCATCGAGCAGTTCTTCTCGACGGCCATCAATGGCAAAACGAACGCCGAGAAGACCACACGCATGGCCACCATGCCCGACTTCCTCATGATCCATTTAGGCAAATTCACGCTGGGCGACGATTGGGTGCCCAAGAAGCTGGACGTCTCCGTGGACATGCCCGACGACCTGGACCTGAGCGCCTGGAAGTCCAACGGCGGTGGCCTGCAGCCTGGCGAGGAGCCACTGCCCGAGCCGGCCGCCGAGCAGCCCAAGTTCACGTTCGACGAGGCCGTCATGTCGGAGCTGCTCACCATGGGCTTCCCCAACGAGGCCTGCAAGCGGGCCTGTTACCACACCAAGAACAGCGGCCTGGAGGCCGCCTCCAACTGGCTAATGGAGCACATTGCAGACGAGGATATCTCGGCTCCGTTTGTGGTGCCCAACAATCGCATCGGAGACTGCGCCGCCGAGCAGTTTGTGGCCAATCCGGAGAGCCTGGCCATGCTCATGAGCATGGGATTCGATGAGCGTCAGGCGGTGGCCGCACTCAAGGCCACCGATGGGAATGTGGAGCGTGCCACAGACTGGATCTTCTCGCATGCCGACAGCATTCCCATGGACGAGACACCGCCAGCCtctgctccagctgccgcATCGACTTCTGCTGCGGCCAACTACCGCGATGGCGGTGGCAAGTACAAGCTTGTGGCATTTATCTCCCACATGGGCACCTCCGCCCAGGTGGGCCACTACGTCTGCCACATTCGGAAGCAGGGCGAGTGGGTGATCTACAACGACACGAAGGTGGCCAAGTCACAGAATCCGCCCAAGGATCTCGGCTACCTGTATCTCTACATGCGCGATGAGTAG